From one Ignisphaera cupida genomic stretch:
- a CDS encoding type II secretion system F family protein has protein sequence MSTPTRFIILIFSPIPIIIGYIVDFLKRKGITAVVDENLLYLVTHIYSVATGKPPHERIFSLGSVSGRGYGEYSQVLSKIASLGKKWGYGYVIATKIQSKETTNTIFKDFLNRLAEAINVGEDLETFLNLEQSTILVTYEADYTRVLEAIKLLLGIYTASISSAMFIVINIVLLSFFIGNVMTIIVSFLGTIAALTILVFLIRKSLPRQILVHDLSINIPEIMVYKFSLVASIAMSSIVSFSIIAKLGELSYTLIIFGFFLLVPGLIGRRIESNVKSIESFFIIFIRSLGLTYSTLRNYAQSIRSILASDLGLLTKHLRRLYSRLRNGIETKVAFLYFIGETGSETVRRGIDIFYDAIEAGGDPAKIGETLSITIQRTLNLRKQREQVARAFQGVIYVLNTLIVALAEFVFTLTLMLQNVFVTAGGTGVHILPFTFIEPIIIQILKVGLVFIITILNAFALQFARGGYIGAAWLHASILLILSGSTMIVASIFSQALYKMLQIPQLAP, from the coding sequence ATGTCTACACCAACAAGATTTATTATTTTAATTTTTTCCCCCATACCAATAATTATTGGCTACATTGTTGATTTTCTTAAGAGAAAAGGTATAACAGCTGTTGTTGATGAGAATCTTCTATATCTTGTAACACACATATATAGTGTTGCAACTGGTAAGCCTCCTCATGAAAGAATTTTTAGTCTTGGCAGCGTCTCTGGAAGAGGTTATGGAGAGTATAGTCAAGTGCTTAGCAAAATAGCTTCTCTAGGAAAGAAGTGGGGCTATGGATATGTTATAGCAACCAAGATCCAGTCCAAGGAGACAACAAATACAATTTTTAAGGATTTTTTAAATAGATTGGCTGAGGCTATAAATGTTGGAGAAGATTTAGAGACTTTTCTCAACTTAGAGCAGAGTACAATTCTTGTAACATACGAAGCTGATTATACCAGGGTTTTAGAAGCTATAAAACTTTTGCTAGGAATATATACAGCCTCAATAAGTTCTGCAATGTTCATAGTTATAAACATTGTTTTACTCTCCTTCTTCATAGGCAATGTGATGACAATTATTGTGTCATTCCTTGGAACCATAGCTGCATTAACTATATTGGTTTTTTTGATTAGAAAGTCCTTGCCAAGGCAAATACTTGTTCATGATCTTAGTATAAACATACCTGAAATTATGGTGTATAAATTTTCTCTTGTAGCCTCTATAGCAATGAGTAGTATTGTAAGCTTTTCTATAATAGCAAAACTAGGTGAGCTTTCCTATACTCTAATAATATTTGGATTTTTCCTACTGGTACCTGGATTGATTGGCAGGAGAATAGAGAGTAATGTTAAAAGCATTGAAAGTTTCTTCATAATATTTATTAGAAGTCTTGGCCTTACCTATAGTACTTTAAGAAACTATGCTCAGAGCATTAGAAGTATATTGGCGTCAGACCTGGGCTTGCTTACAAAACATTTGAGGAGGCTATACTCAAGACTTAGAAATGGCATAGAAACCAAAGTAGCCTTTTTGTACTTTATCGGTGAAACAGGTAGTGAAACAGTTAGAAGAGGAATAGACATTTTCTATGATGCTATTGAAGCAGGTGGAGACCCTGCAAAAATTGGAGAGACACTCAGTATAACAATACAAAGAACCCTAAATTTAAGGAAACAAAGAGAGCAAGTTGCAAGAGCTTTTCAAGGAGTTATATATGTGCTAAACACATTAATTGTAGCACTAGCAGAATTTGTCTTTACACTAACCCTAATGCTGCAAAATGTTTTTGTAACAGCTGGTGGAACAGGGGTTCATATCCTTCCATTTACATTCATTGAGCCAATAATTATACAGATACTTAAAGTAGGTCTTGTATTTATAATAACAATACTCAATGCCTTTGCACTTCAATTTGCTAGAGGAGGGTACATCGGTGCTGCATGGCTACATGCATCAATATTGCTCATTCTAAGTGGTTCAACAATGATAGTTGCATCAATTTTCTCACAAGCATTATACAAAATGCTACAAATTCCACAACTAGCACCATAG